A section of the Streptomyces sp. NBC_01591 genome encodes:
- a CDS encoding hemolysin family protein, whose protein sequence is MIAVQLFIGLMTLVVNAFFVGAEFALISVRRSQIESDAEAGNRRARSVIWGLEHVSALLAAAQLGITLCTLVLGIVAEPAFAHLLEPVFDAVGVPHGLIHPISFVIALSVATYLHMLLGEMVPKNIALAEPVRAALLLGPPLVALARALRPVIFAINAFANALLKILRVETKNEVAATFSDDELARLVTDAGDAGLVDDRSAERLRHALELGRRPVRDVVMPVDRVMYARIGTTPEQLERLSNETGFSRFPVMDGEERILGYLHVKDALDATPRNVPFPVTAMRPIARVRADTPLDDVLTALRRSRTHLAAVLDEDDRLAGMVTMEDVLRELVGRPKAR, encoded by the coding sequence GTCGGTGCGGAGTTCGCGCTGATCTCCGTACGCCGCAGCCAGATCGAGTCCGATGCCGAGGCCGGGAACCGGCGGGCGCGAAGCGTCATCTGGGGCCTCGAACACGTATCGGCGCTGCTCGCGGCGGCACAGCTCGGCATCACCCTCTGCACGCTGGTGCTCGGTATCGTCGCCGAGCCGGCCTTCGCGCATCTGCTGGAGCCCGTCTTCGACGCGGTGGGTGTGCCGCACGGACTGATCCATCCGATCTCGTTCGTGATCGCGCTGTCCGTGGCGACGTATCTGCACATGCTCCTCGGTGAAATGGTGCCGAAGAACATCGCCCTGGCCGAGCCCGTACGCGCCGCGCTGCTGCTCGGACCGCCGCTGGTGGCCCTCGCCAGGGCGCTGCGCCCGGTGATCTTCGCGATCAACGCCTTCGCCAACGCGCTGCTCAAGATCCTGCGGGTCGAGACGAAGAACGAGGTGGCCGCCACGTTCTCCGACGACGAACTGGCCCGGCTGGTGACGGACGCGGGCGACGCCGGTCTGGTCGACGACCGCTCGGCCGAGCGACTGCGCCACGCCCTTGAGCTGGGCCGTCGCCCGGTGCGTGATGTGGTGATGCCAGTGGACCGGGTCATGTACGCCAGGATCGGGACCACACCGGAACAGCTGGAACGGCTTTCGAACGAGACCGGCTTCTCCCGCTTCCCGGTGATGGACGGCGAGGAGAGGATCCTGGGTTACCTCCATGTGAAGGACGCCCTCGATGCCACGCCGCGCAATGTGCCCTTCCCGGTGACCGCGATGCGCCCCATCGCCCGGGTCCGGGCCGACACACCGCTCGACGATGTCCTGACCGCGCTGCGGCGCAGCCGTACGCACCTGGCGGCGGTTCTCGACGAGGACGATCGGCTGGCCGGGATGGTCACCATGGAGGACGTGCTCCGCGAACTGGTGGGGCGCCCGAAGGCACGCTGA
- a CDS encoding SGNH/GDSL hydrolase family protein: protein MEINASYSSLVAVGDSFTEGMSDLLPDGSYRGWADVLAGRLAARTPGFRYANLAVRGKLIGQIVDAQVDAAVAMRADVVTLVGGLNDTLRPKCDMGMVRGRLEEAVERLAPSCKRLVLMRSPGRNGPVMERFRPRMEELFSLIDDLAARHGAVVVDLYGAPALGDPRLWDVDRLHLTADGHNRVAEAVWQTLGLPPENDWRTPLPTAVPHGWARRRVDDVRFAREHLMPWIGRRLTGRSSGDGRTGAQYSAELGSAFWVTPADARDPGPVATWRRVDPDPLP, encoded by the coding sequence ATGGAAATAAATGCCTCCTACAGCAGTCTCGTCGCGGTCGGCGACTCGTTCACCGAGGGCATGTCGGATCTGCTGCCCGACGGTTCGTACCGCGGCTGGGCCGATGTCCTCGCCGGACGGCTCGCCGCCCGCACGCCGGGATTCCGCTACGCGAATCTCGCCGTACGGGGCAAGCTGATCGGCCAGATCGTGGACGCGCAGGTCGATGCGGCCGTAGCCATGCGGGCGGATGTCGTCACACTCGTCGGCGGACTCAACGACACACTGCGGCCCAAGTGCGACATGGGTATGGTCCGCGGACGGCTCGAAGAGGCCGTGGAACGTCTCGCACCCTCGTGCAAGAGGCTCGTGCTCATGCGGAGCCCGGGGCGCAACGGCCCGGTGATGGAGCGTTTCCGTCCGCGGATGGAAGAGCTGTTCTCGCTGATCGACGACTTGGCGGCCCGGCACGGAGCGGTGGTCGTCGATCTGTACGGCGCACCGGCGCTGGGCGATCCCCGGTTGTGGGACGTCGACCGGCTGCATCTGACGGCCGACGGACACAACAGGGTGGCCGAGGCGGTCTGGCAGACGCTGGGGCTGCCTCCGGAGAACGACTGGCGGACACCGCTGCCGACCGCCGTACCCCACGGGTGGGCCCGCCGACGCGTCGACGACGTCCGCTTCGCACGCGAGCATCTGATGCCGTGGATCGGTCGTCGGCTGACCGGTCGCTCCTCCGGAGACGGAAGGACGGGCGCCCAGTACAGCGCCGAGCTGGGGAGTGCGTTCTGGGTCACCCCCGCGGACGCCCGCGACCCCGGCCCCGTGGCGACGTGGCGGCGGGTCGACCCGGATCCGCTCCCGTAG
- a CDS encoding IclR family transcriptional regulator, translated as MATRATDVGTNQSVERAVSVLRALDSGRPELRVSDVAELTGLGSSTTSRLLSTLERLDMVERDPVSNLYRLSLGILPLAATATNRHPVHRAARMVLQDLATRTGLGANVAVRRDTELMFLCNFEGTRTPKSYTQAGHTAPLHATSIGKCLLTGLTPKERRKLLPEPLTAHTDYTTTSHDLLDTEIDTVRRTGYAIEAEERALGRASLAAPVRDASGDVVAAISLWGPTSLLGNHAEVEGQRLALTREVIEAADAISQALGAL; from the coding sequence ATGGCTACGCGGGCGACCGACGTCGGGACGAACCAGAGCGTCGAACGAGCGGTCTCGGTGCTGCGCGCACTCGACTCCGGACGTCCGGAACTGCGCGTCTCCGACGTCGCCGAACTCACCGGACTGGGCTCCTCCACAACCTCCCGCCTCCTGTCCACCCTCGAGCGCCTCGACATGGTGGAACGCGACCCCGTCAGCAACCTCTACCGCCTCAGCCTCGGCATCCTCCCGCTCGCCGCCACCGCCACCAATCGCCACCCCGTCCACCGCGCCGCCCGCATGGTCCTCCAGGACCTTGCCACCCGCACCGGACTCGGAGCCAACGTCGCCGTCCGCCGCGACACCGAGCTGATGTTCCTGTGCAATTTCGAGGGAACCCGCACCCCCAAGTCCTACACGCAGGCCGGACACACCGCCCCGCTGCACGCCACCAGCATCGGCAAATGCCTCCTCACCGGCCTCACGCCCAAGGAGCGCCGCAAGCTGCTTCCCGAACCGCTCACGGCGCACACCGACTACACGACCACCAGCCACGACCTCCTCGACACCGAGATCGACACCGTCCGCCGCACCGGCTACGCCATCGAAGCCGAAGAACGCGCCCTGGGCCGTGCTTCCCTCGCCGCGCCCGTCCGCGACGCCTCGGGTGACGTCGTCGCCGCCATCTCGCTGTGGGGCCCCACCTCCCTCCTCGGCAACCACGCCGAAGTCGAAGGGCAGCGCCTCGCCCTCACCCGCGAGGTCATCGAAGCCGCCGACGCCATCAGCCAAGCACTCGGCGCCCTCTGA
- a CDS encoding FAD-dependent oxidoreductase, which translates to MREEEVHYDIAVIGGGLAGTCAAIAAARLGRRVALVNNRPVLGGNASSEVRVWVCGATAHGVHRWARETGIMGELYTENQYRNPEGNPYYWDQVVLDAVRAESGIDLYLNTDVREVDASGPDDAREVHSCTGWMMGSERRITFHARQFLDCTGDGLLGHLAGAHHRIGREARSEFGEPWAPEDGDEALLGSTILFHTKDTGRPVKFVPPAYARDLATTPILRNRVLRTGDNGCDYWWIEWGGEMDTVHDNERIRDELQAVIMGIWDHIKNSGEFPDAENLTLEWVGSLPGKREYRRFLGDHMLTQQDILEQRQFADRVAFGGWSVDLHPVQGMYADEPGARQRYADGIFHIPLRSLYSANVTNLLFAGRNISATHIAFGATRVMATCATLGEAAGTAAALCVAEGLSPRELAANHPELVRRTLLRQDASVIGLYDDDPDNLARTARVSASSNLSRLAAEPTSAAPGEPYPLTRDLALLLPVDPALDTVDLLVHGAEGERPSELTVELWSTGRPENAVPVDHLLTTTVTVPTGGPHWVTARFDHRPDTPENVVLIVRACPGAALVLVPERTDGVLALRSRAEGDAAVDHDIPEEEGQLVLEWQARGLRRRTFGFRATPDTAAFRPERAVGGFQRAYGGPQMWSSDLLPDPDRATQWLRLDWGMGQRLTEARVVFDDDVDEYLNNLHRHRTPFEVMPELVRDYRIQSREPDGTWHTLLTVTGNRRRHRVHDLKGADGGVVHTDALRLVVDATHGARHAHVIAFKAYGA; encoded by the coding sequence GTGCGGGAAGAAGAGGTCCATTACGACATCGCCGTCATCGGCGGTGGCCTGGCGGGGACCTGCGCGGCCATCGCCGCGGCCCGGCTCGGCCGGCGCGTCGCCCTGGTCAACAACCGGCCCGTCCTGGGCGGCAACGCCAGCAGCGAGGTCCGCGTCTGGGTCTGCGGCGCCACGGCCCACGGCGTGCATCGCTGGGCCCGCGAGACCGGCATCATGGGCGAGCTGTACACCGAGAACCAGTACCGCAACCCCGAGGGGAACCCGTACTACTGGGACCAGGTGGTCCTCGACGCCGTCCGGGCCGAATCGGGCATCGACCTCTACCTCAACACCGACGTACGGGAGGTCGACGCGAGCGGCCCGGACGACGCACGCGAGGTGCACTCCTGCACCGGCTGGATGATGGGCTCCGAGCGGCGTATCACCTTCCACGCACGGCAGTTCCTCGACTGCACCGGTGACGGCCTGCTCGGCCACCTCGCAGGCGCCCACCACCGCATCGGCCGCGAGGCGCGCTCGGAGTTCGGCGAGCCATGGGCGCCCGAGGACGGGGACGAGGCGCTGCTCGGGTCGACGATCCTGTTCCACACCAAGGACACGGGCCGGCCTGTGAAGTTCGTGCCGCCCGCCTACGCCCGCGACCTCGCCACCACGCCCATCCTGCGCAACCGCGTGCTGCGCACCGGCGACAACGGCTGCGACTACTGGTGGATCGAGTGGGGCGGCGAGATGGACACCGTCCACGACAACGAGCGCATCCGCGACGAACTCCAGGCCGTGATCATGGGCATCTGGGACCACATCAAGAACTCCGGCGAGTTCCCGGACGCCGAGAACCTGACGCTGGAGTGGGTCGGCAGCCTCCCCGGCAAGCGCGAGTACCGCCGCTTCCTCGGTGACCACATGCTGACCCAGCAGGACATCCTCGAGCAGCGGCAGTTCGCCGACCGCGTAGCCTTCGGGGGCTGGTCCGTCGACCTCCACCCGGTGCAGGGCATGTACGCCGATGAGCCCGGCGCCCGCCAGCGCTACGCGGACGGCATCTTCCACATCCCGCTGCGCTCCCTGTACTCGGCGAACGTCACGAACCTCCTGTTCGCCGGGCGCAACATCTCCGCCACCCACATCGCCTTCGGCGCCACCCGCGTCATGGCCACCTGCGCCACGCTCGGCGAGGCCGCGGGCACGGCCGCCGCGCTCTGCGTCGCAGAGGGCCTCAGCCCGCGCGAACTCGCCGCCAACCACCCCGAGCTGGTGCGTCGCACCCTGCTGCGGCAGGACGCCTCGGTCATCGGCCTGTACGACGACGACCCCGACAACCTGGCGCGCACGGCCCGCGTCAGCGCCTCCTCGAACCTGAGCCGCCTGGCCGCCGAGCCCACGTCGGCCGCGCCCGGCGAGCCGTACCCGCTCACCCGCGATCTTGCGCTGCTGCTTCCGGTGGACCCGGCACTCGACACGGTCGACCTGCTCGTCCACGGCGCCGAGGGTGAGCGGCCGAGCGAACTCACCGTGGAACTGTGGAGCACCGGCCGCCCCGAGAACGCGGTACCCGTCGACCACCTGCTCACCACCACGGTGACCGTGCCGACCGGTGGCCCCCACTGGGTCACGGCCCGCTTCGACCACCGCCCGGACACCCCGGAGAACGTCGTACTGATCGTGCGCGCCTGCCCGGGCGCGGCGCTGGTCCTCGTCCCCGAGCGCACCGACGGCGTCCTCGCACTGCGCAGCAGGGCCGAAGGTGACGCGGCCGTCGACCACGACATCCCGGAGGAGGAAGGCCAGCTGGTCCTGGAGTGGCAGGCCCGCGGCCTGCGCCGCCGAACCTTCGGCTTCCGTGCGACCCCGGACACCGCCGCGTTCCGGCCCGAGCGGGCCGTCGGCGGATTCCAGCGCGCCTACGGGGGCCCGCAGATGTGGTCGTCCGATCTGCTGCCCGACCCGGACCGAGCCACGCAGTGGCTGCGCCTCGACTGGGGCATGGGGCAGCGACTCACCGAAGCGCGCGTGGTGTTCGACGACGACGTCGACGAGTACCTCAACAACCTGCACCGCCACCGCACCCCGTTCGAGGTCATGCCGGAACTGGTCCGCGACTACCGTATCCAGAGCCGCGAGCCCGACGGCACCTGGCACACGCTGCTGACGGTGACGGGCAACCGCCGCCGCCACCGTGTGCACGATCTGAAGGGTGCGGACGGCGGGGTCGTGCACACCGACGCGCTGCGGCTCGTGGTGGACGCGACGCACGGGGCGCGGCATGCGCACGTGATCGCGTTCAAGGCGTACGGCGCGTAG
- a CDS encoding carbohydrate ABC transporter permease, protein MSTAAPPQKAAPRHERTGGRLSNGAFALLLTAPGLALFATIIIYPLLSALFTGFFKQDLRLPGREFVGLDNFTFWLDGNFLTILKQTLIFTVGATLVPFVVGFALALALNSGLKGSGFLRGLFLFPWVIPGVVVSFLWMWIFNANYGVLNGILMKAGIIEESISWLGQPGTAMLAVIVTKTWASFPWMMVMLLAGLQTVPKELHEAASMDGAGSIRRFFAVTWPQVRGVASIVLLLEFIWNFQHFDTIYVLTGGGPAGTTETFATAVYQTAFKGFDIGRATALGGLWMVLLLILVAFYLRITERKGDAR, encoded by the coding sequence ATGAGTACGGCCGCACCTCCACAGAAGGCCGCTCCACGCCATGAGCGGACCGGCGGACGGCTCTCCAACGGCGCGTTCGCACTGCTGCTGACCGCACCGGGGCTCGCCCTGTTCGCGACGATCATCATCTATCCGCTGCTGTCCGCGCTGTTCACCGGCTTCTTCAAGCAGGATCTGCGACTGCCGGGCCGGGAGTTCGTCGGCCTGGACAACTTCACCTTCTGGCTGGACGGCAACTTCCTCACGATCCTCAAGCAGACGCTGATCTTCACCGTCGGTGCGACGCTCGTCCCCTTCGTGGTCGGCTTCGCGCTCGCGCTGGCGCTGAACTCGGGCCTGAAGGGCAGCGGATTCCTGCGCGGGCTGTTCCTCTTCCCGTGGGTGATCCCGGGCGTGGTGGTCTCCTTCCTGTGGATGTGGATCTTCAACGCGAACTACGGCGTGCTGAACGGCATCCTCATGAAGGCCGGGATCATCGAGGAATCCATTTCCTGGCTCGGCCAGCCCGGCACCGCCATGCTCGCCGTCATCGTCACCAAGACCTGGGCAAGCTTCCCCTGGATGATGGTGATGCTCCTGGCCGGTCTGCAGACCGTGCCCAAGGAACTGCACGAGGCGGCCTCGATGGACGGGGCGGGCTCGATCCGGCGCTTCTTCGCCGTCACCTGGCCTCAGGTCCGCGGTGTCGCCTCGATCGTGCTGCTCCTGGAGTTCATCTGGAACTTCCAGCACTTCGACACCATCTACGTGCTCACCGGCGGCGGCCCGGCCGGCACCACCGAGACCTTCGCGACCGCCGTGTACCAGACCGCCTTCAAGGGCTTCGACATCGGCCGGGCGACCGCGCTGGGCGGTCTGTGGATGGTGCTCCTGCTCATCCTGGTCGCCTTCTACCTCAGGATCACCGAGCGGAAGGGCGACGCCCGATGA
- a CDS encoding carbohydrate ABC transporter permease, with the protein MTSTTSTPLSGTDRLRPSATSAGRTSRRRIRKDLLRSRIAAWTAILVIGAFGLLPVYWLLATALSSPEQTFQFPPKLIPTEITFSNFTALAENDQLIKYLVNSLIVASITAVLSVVVATYMGYSFSKFRYRGRRSLMHLVLASQMFPQALLLVTLYAVFSSFGLLNTYTALVLSFTTFTMPLCVWMLKGIFDTIPDALLEAASIDGASRWRTLHSIVAPLAAPGMIAAGLFAFVRGWNDFIFAVTLADKEKQTLPPGLVSTYIGEFQTAWPELMAASLVVSVPVVVAFMFLQRYLVGGMTAGSVKS; encoded by the coding sequence ATGACCTCCACGACCTCCACCCCGCTGTCCGGCACCGACCGGCTGAGGCCGTCCGCCACGTCGGCCGGGCGTACCTCGCGGCGCCGGATACGCAAGGACCTGCTGCGCTCGCGCATCGCCGCCTGGACCGCGATCCTGGTGATCGGCGCCTTCGGCCTGCTGCCGGTCTACTGGCTGCTGGCCACGGCCCTGAGCAGCCCCGAGCAGACCTTCCAGTTCCCGCCGAAGCTCATACCCACCGAGATCACCTTCAGCAACTTCACAGCCCTCGCCGAGAACGACCAGCTGATCAAGTACCTGGTCAACTCCCTCATCGTGGCCTCGATCACCGCCGTGCTGAGCGTGGTCGTCGCCACATACATGGGCTACTCGTTCTCCAAGTTCCGCTACCGCGGGCGGCGGTCGCTGATGCACCTGGTGCTGGCCTCCCAGATGTTCCCCCAGGCGCTCCTGCTCGTGACGCTGTACGCCGTGTTCTCCAGCTTCGGCCTGCTGAACACGTACACCGCCCTGGTGCTGTCCTTCACCACGTTCACGATGCCGCTGTGCGTCTGGATGCTGAAGGGCATCTTCGACACCATCCCGGATGCCCTGCTGGAGGCCGCGTCCATCGACGGCGCGTCCCGGTGGCGGACGCTGCACTCCATCGTGGCGCCGCTGGCCGCGCCCGGAATGATCGCCGCGGGGCTGTTCGCCTTCGTCCGCGGCTGGAACGACTTCATCTTCGCTGTGACGCTGGCCGACAAGGAGAAGCAGACCCTGCCGCCCGGCCTCGTCTCCACCTACATCGGTGAGTTCCAGACCGCCTGGCCGGAGCTGATGGCCGCCTCGCTGGTGGTTTCCGTGCCGGTGGTCGTCGCCTTCATGTTCCTGCAGCGCTACCTCGTCGGCGGCATGACCGCCGGCTCGGTCAAGAGCTGA
- a CDS encoding sugar ABC transporter substrate-binding protein, which produces MTTSGISRRGALRMFGIGALGVAGAGVLGACAPSGAGTSSNGGDTKSKNFDFTSWSLNEEAAKPSIEKIIAAWEKDKGSKIRAVSYPYNEYLSQLTLKLGGGETTGAVHLDIAWLAAVAQMGKLADLNSVALKGGYTNVALDSGMYDGKQYGLPWNTGSIGVIANSKLLEKAGIKKHPTTIEEFEDALRELKGLGGGVVPYAAATKVAQLKDIFPWMQTFGCTLLEDSKVTIGDDASIDAVTWYKKLHDEKLIAADVDRFDARALFGQGKAAFYDDAIVGKGVTAAQSKDKTLADAMQPMKRPVLRSGDTPQALLWGGVIAIVKGKGQDAATEFALHTTSDLATTTEYFASRALPPSTTAGLADPKVAKDTFTTEWTEKITDTATGSPFWQFAQNAQIEEAVAKQVQAVLVGKSKPKDAMKKAAEEVTDLIKR; this is translated from the coding sequence ATGACCACCTCTGGCATCAGCCGGCGCGGCGCACTGCGCATGTTCGGCATCGGCGCGCTCGGTGTGGCCGGCGCCGGCGTGCTCGGCGCCTGCGCACCGTCCGGCGCCGGCACCTCCTCCAACGGCGGCGACACGAAGTCCAAGAACTTCGACTTCACCTCCTGGTCGCTCAACGAGGAGGCCGCCAAGCCCTCGATCGAGAAGATCATCGCGGCGTGGGAGAAGGACAAGGGCTCCAAGATCCGCGCGGTCTCGTACCCGTACAACGAGTACCTGAGCCAGCTCACCCTCAAGCTCGGTGGCGGGGAGACGACCGGCGCGGTGCACCTCGACATCGCCTGGCTCGCCGCGGTGGCGCAGATGGGCAAGCTCGCCGATCTCAATTCCGTGGCCCTGAAGGGCGGCTACACGAACGTGGCGCTGGACAGCGGCATGTACGACGGCAAGCAGTACGGCCTGCCATGGAACACCGGCTCGATCGGCGTGATCGCCAACTCCAAGCTCCTGGAGAAGGCCGGCATCAAGAAGCACCCCACCACCATCGAGGAGTTCGAGGACGCGCTGCGGGAGCTGAAGGGGCTCGGCGGCGGTGTCGTGCCCTACGCCGCGGCCACCAAGGTCGCGCAGCTCAAGGACATCTTCCCGTGGATGCAGACCTTCGGCTGCACGCTCCTGGAGGACAGCAAGGTGACCATCGGCGACGACGCCTCCATCGACGCGGTCACCTGGTACAAGAAGCTGCACGACGAGAAGCTGATCGCCGCGGACGTGGACCGCTTCGACGCGCGTGCCCTGTTCGGGCAGGGCAAGGCCGCCTTCTACGACGACGCCATCGTCGGCAAGGGCGTGACAGCGGCCCAGTCCAAGGACAAGACGCTGGCCGACGCGATGCAACCGATGAAGCGGCCGGTGCTGCGCTCCGGTGACACACCGCAGGCGCTGCTGTGGGGCGGTGTGATCGCGATCGTCAAGGGCAAGGGGCAGGACGCGGCGACGGAGTTCGCGCTGCACACCACCTCCGACCTCGCCACCACCACCGAGTACTTCGCCTCCCGCGCCCTGCCGCCGTCCACCACGGCGGGCCTGGCCGACCCGAAGGTCGCGAAGGACACCTTCACCACCGAGTGGACCGAGAAGATCACCGATACGGCGACCGGCAGCCCGTTCTGGCAGTTCGCGCAGAACGCCCAGATCGAGGAAGCCGTGGCCAAGCAGGTCCAGGCCGTCCTGGTCGGCAAGTCGAAGCCGAAGGACGCGATGAAGAAGGCCGCCGAGGAGGTCACCGATCTCATCAAGCGCTGA
- a CDS encoding BNR-4 repeat-containing protein, translated as MRRPTARAYAASAAALAALLTLVPAAQADSADLTAAAATVIEKVPYTMDSSNQAAWWTPVATYKGRGQYTYFAFNEPGSTAATHRPAIARRDPDGVWSRLPLLDKSGQQAEFADDNGHNQPSVARDGSGRLHVFASMHANAWRYFRTEAAGGDVTDHAAELPDQGEGITYPVVTTAPNGDLFLAARVGAGTDQRPGKLYRWDNAAARWSVVATFAGALNRAVYPDDLTVDAAGRVHILYEWSKAPSSAFRHQLSYLRYDPSTGAFADSAGAAATTPVTPGTSDVIQDLTADEVWSSDNTYTGPAVQSAKLTLDGSTPKVAYRYRSTDSGGNFRVYYAYPSGSDWVSKTVYAGGQTAAALGITWDETDTKRIYYVTGSGTDRVFAATQSADGAWTAQSAAPGVSADRLAVRRDSDGNDVLYLPDTAHNSLYYGLR; from the coding sequence TTGCGACGTCCCACGGCACGCGCGTATGCCGCCTCGGCAGCGGCCCTGGCCGCCCTGCTCACGCTCGTCCCGGCCGCCCAGGCCGACAGCGCGGACCTCACGGCAGCCGCGGCAACGGTGATCGAGAAGGTTCCGTACACGATGGACTCGTCGAACCAGGCCGCCTGGTGGACGCCGGTCGCCACGTACAAGGGCCGCGGTCAGTACACGTACTTCGCCTTCAACGAGCCCGGCTCGACGGCCGCCACGCACCGCCCGGCCATCGCGCGGCGCGACCCGGACGGGGTCTGGAGCCGTCTGCCGCTGCTCGACAAGAGCGGGCAGCAGGCCGAGTTCGCCGACGACAACGGTCACAACCAGCCGTCCGTCGCGCGCGACGGCAGCGGCCGCCTGCATGTGTTCGCCTCCATGCACGCCAACGCCTGGCGTTACTTCCGCACCGAAGCCGCCGGCGGGGACGTCACCGACCACGCGGCCGAACTGCCCGACCAGGGCGAGGGCATCACCTACCCGGTTGTGACCACCGCACCGAACGGCGATCTGTTCCTGGCCGCCCGCGTCGGTGCCGGCACCGACCAGCGTCCCGGCAAGCTGTACCGCTGGGACAACGCCGCCGCGCGCTGGAGCGTGGTCGCCACCTTCGCCGGCGCGCTGAACCGCGCCGTGTACCCCGACGACCTGACGGTGGACGCCGCCGGGCGCGTGCACATCCTGTACGAGTGGTCCAAGGCCCCGTCGAGCGCGTTCCGGCACCAGCTCTCCTACCTGCGCTACGACCCGTCGACGGGCGCCTTCGCGGACAGCGCGGGCGCGGCCGCCACCACCCCGGTGACACCCGGCACGTCCGACGTGATCCAGGACCTCACCGCGGATGAGGTGTGGAGCAGCGACAACACCTACACGGGTCCGGCGGTGCAGAGCGCCAAGCTCACCCTCGACGGCTCCACCCCGAAGGTCGCCTACCGCTACCGCTCGACCGACAGCGGCGGCAACTTCCGCGTGTACTACGCCTACCCGAGCGGCAGCGACTGGGTCAGCAAGACCGTGTACGCCGGTGGCCAGACGGCCGCGGCACTGGGCATCACCTGGGACGAGACGGACACCAAGCGGATCTACTACGTCACCGGCTCCGGCACCGACCGGGTCTTCGCCGCGACGCAGTCGGCGGACGGGGCCTGGACCGCGCAGTCCGCCGCGCCGGGCGTGAGCGCGGACCGGCTCGCGGTGCGGCGGGACTCGGACGGAAACGATGTGCTGTACCTGCCGGACACCGCACACAACTCCCTCTACTACGGGCTCCGTTGA